In one window of Microbacterium natoriense DNA:
- a CDS encoding HoxN/HupN/NixA family nickel/cobalt transporter: MTLLTVESTPRLARPSTAIVLVAALHVLGWGTLLLTAAVAAPDGAANGLLATGLAAYALGLRHAFDADHIAAIDNTTRRLLERGLPARNVGTWFALGHSTVVFGLSVVLAWGAASVAGALAQDTSLLHQITGVWGPSISSAFLLLLAALGIGALLSRRRGGLPGGPVWRALSSLEGTVDRPSRMFGVGLLFGLGFDTATEIGLLALAGTAAATALPWWLVLALPVIFAAGMTALDTAQAAVAHRAYSFPDRERRTLSGYATWMALISVSVAVVVALVQLSGVASELWGWQGPTAWLSGLAIDDLGIWLTAALLITWLSLLAVTAVRARSARR, from the coding sequence ATGACCCTGCTCACCGTTGAGAGCACGCCGCGGCTCGCTCGGCCGTCGACCGCGATCGTGCTCGTCGCGGCCCTGCATGTCCTGGGCTGGGGGACTCTTCTGCTCACGGCGGCGGTCGCCGCACCCGACGGCGCCGCGAACGGCCTGCTCGCCACCGGCCTCGCCGCGTACGCGCTCGGGCTGCGGCACGCGTTCGACGCTGATCACATCGCCGCGATCGACAACACGACCCGTCGCCTGCTCGAGCGGGGCCTGCCCGCGCGGAACGTCGGCACCTGGTTCGCCCTCGGTCACTCGACGGTGGTGTTCGGCCTGTCGGTCGTGCTCGCCTGGGGGGCGGCGTCGGTCGCGGGCGCCCTCGCCCAGGACACCTCGCTGCTGCATCAGATCACCGGAGTGTGGGGCCCTTCGATCTCCAGCGCCTTCCTCCTGCTGCTGGCCGCGCTCGGCATCGGCGCTCTCCTCTCCCGTCGCCGCGGCGGGCTTCCGGGCGGACCGGTGTGGCGGGCGCTGTCGAGTCTGGAAGGCACGGTCGATCGCCCGAGCCGGATGTTCGGCGTCGGGCTGCTCTTCGGTCTCGGCTTCGACACGGCCACCGAGATCGGCCTTCTCGCGCTCGCCGGCACCGCCGCGGCGACCGCCCTTCCGTGGTGGCTCGTGCTGGCGCTGCCCGTGATCTTCGCGGCCGGCATGACGGCCCTCGACACCGCGCAGGCCGCCGTCGCACATCGGGCCTACTCCTTCCCCGATCGCGAGCGCCGCACGCTCAGCGGATACGCGACCTGGATGGCTCTGATCTCGGTCTCCGTCGCCGTGGTCGTCGCACTCGTGCAGCTGTCGGGCGTCGCGAGCGAGCTGTGGGGCTGGCAGGGTCCGACCGCCTGGCTGTCCGGGCTCGCGATCGACGATCTGGGGATCTGGCTGACGGCCGCGCTGCTGATCACCTGGTTGAGCCTGCTCGCCGTCACAGCCGTGCGCGCGAGATCCGCGCGCCGCTGA
- a CDS encoding aminotransferase class V-fold PLP-dependent enzyme translates to MSTIEADLIAPLTDAEVQRIREDFPILRTEVNGHPLAYLDSGATSQRPLAVLDAERAFATGMNSAVHRGAHTLAAEATELFEDARASVARFVGADDDEIVWTSNATEAVNLVAYALSNASLGRGGAASESLRLGPGDEIVTTEMEHHANLIPWQELAARTGATLKVIPLDDQGALRLDAAAELITARTRLVAFTHVSNVLGVINPVAELVGLARKAGALVLLDACQSAPHLPLDVKALDVDFAVLSGHKMLGPTGIGALYGRRALLEIMPPFLTGGSMITTVTTTTAEYLPPPQRFEAGTQRVSQAIALAAAVDYLTAVGMPRIAAHEAAFGARLVDGLSAIDGVRVLGAGIDLPRVGLASFDVDGIHSHDLGQYLDDLGIAVRVGHHCAQPLHRRLGITSSTRASTYLYTTDAEVDAVIAGVAGAIDFFRRGA, encoded by the coding sequence ATGAGCACCATCGAGGCAGACCTGATCGCCCCGCTGACCGATGCCGAGGTGCAGCGGATCCGCGAGGACTTCCCGATCCTCCGCACCGAGGTGAACGGGCATCCGCTCGCATATCTCGACTCCGGGGCCACCTCGCAGCGTCCGCTCGCGGTGCTCGACGCCGAGCGTGCATTCGCGACCGGCATGAACTCCGCCGTGCATCGTGGCGCGCACACCCTGGCCGCCGAGGCGACCGAGCTGTTCGAAGATGCCAGGGCCTCGGTCGCGCGCTTCGTCGGCGCGGACGACGACGAGATCGTCTGGACCTCCAACGCGACCGAAGCCGTCAACCTCGTGGCCTACGCCCTGTCGAACGCCTCTCTGGGCCGCGGCGGCGCGGCATCCGAATCGCTGCGGCTGGGCCCAGGCGACGAGATCGTCACGACCGAGATGGAGCATCACGCGAATCTCATCCCCTGGCAGGAGCTCGCCGCCCGCACCGGGGCGACCCTGAAGGTGATCCCTCTCGACGACCAAGGGGCGCTGCGCCTCGACGCCGCCGCAGAGCTCATCACGGCGCGCACGCGGCTCGTGGCGTTCACGCACGTGTCGAACGTGCTCGGCGTGATCAACCCGGTGGCAGAGCTCGTCGGCCTCGCGCGGAAGGCCGGCGCCCTCGTCCTGCTCGACGCCTGCCAATCGGCTCCGCATCTGCCGCTGGACGTGAAGGCGCTCGACGTCGATTTCGCGGTGCTGTCCGGACACAAGATGCTCGGTCCGACCGGTATCGGCGCACTGTACGGTCGCCGCGCTCTGCTCGAGATCATGCCGCCCTTCCTCACCGGCGGATCGATGATCACCACGGTCACGACGACTACAGCCGAGTACCTCCCGCCGCCGCAGCGCTTCGAAGCCGGCACGCAGCGCGTGTCGCAGGCGATCGCGCTCGCCGCAGCTGTCGACTATCTCACTGCGGTGGGCATGCCGCGCATCGCCGCGCACGAAGCCGCCTTCGGCGCCCGCCTCGTCGATGGGCTCAGCGCGATCGACGGTGTGCGCGTGCTCGGCGCCGGCATCGATCTGCCGCGCGTGGGGCTGGCGAGCTTCGACGTCGACGGCATCCATTCGCACGACCTCGGGCAGTATCTCGACGATCTCGGAATCGCCGTGCGGGTCGGGCACCACTGCGCGCAGCCGCTGCACCGCCGGCTCGGCATCACCTCGTCCACGCGGGCGAGCACCTATCTGTACACGACGGACGCCGAGGTCGATGCCGTCATCGCCGGTGTCGCCGGTGCGATCGACTTCTTCCGGAGGGGCGCATGA
- the sufU gene encoding Fe-S cluster assembly sulfur transfer protein SufU yields the protein MSDLQNLYQELVLDHSRTPHGFGLRDEIRAQSHQLNPTCGDEVTVQVHRAADGTVEAIAWEGHGCAISQASASMLADLAEGLTVEDLEARIASFREAMRSRGRIQPDEELLGDAAALGGVSKYVARVKCAMLAWVAAEDALAKSTV from the coding sequence ATGAGCGATCTGCAGAATCTGTACCAGGAGCTCGTGCTCGATCACTCGCGCACCCCGCACGGCTTCGGTCTGCGCGACGAGATCCGCGCGCAGTCGCATCAGCTGAATCCGACCTGCGGCGACGAGGTGACGGTGCAGGTGCATCGCGCCGCCGACGGCACCGTCGAGGCGATCGCCTGGGAAGGGCACGGATGCGCGATCTCGCAGGCATCCGCTTCGATGCTCGCCGATCTCGCCGAGGGGCTCACGGTCGAGGACCTCGAGGCTCGCATCGCATCGTTCCGCGAGGCCATGCGCTCTCGCGGCAGGATCCAGCCCGACGAGGAGCTGCTCGGGGATGCCGCGGCCCTCGGAGGCGTGTCCAAGTACGTCGCGCGGGTGAAGTGCGCCATGCTCGCGTGGGTGGCCGCGGAGGACGCCCTGGCCAAGAGCACCGTCTGA
- a CDS encoding GNAT family N-acetyltransferase encodes MTVQLKPLPADRFDAWREDVKQRLVVRSQESGMRVGADAIDFAETFLHELLPQGYATTTTSVFTIVDGSSELGTIWLGVSAGRVYVIDLGIAAATTAEQREGLFSALRRVADEAEVARISVALFPQDAEGHALIGDRGFSIASIQMVLEPLPVRELTPLVEVVPMTDERFQSFVEHSEAAFADDLVASGRYAREDAAAESRRQMRLELPQGLATPGQELFTASVDGAEVGYLWLGMRRRDGRPHAFVLDIEVAEDQRRLGYGRALMHAAEREARRLGADSLGLHVFGFNTGAIELYESLGYRRVEETFLLDL; translated from the coding sequence ATGACCGTCCAGCTGAAGCCCTTGCCGGCCGACCGCTTCGACGCCTGGCGCGAAGACGTCAAGCAGCGCCTCGTCGTCCGCAGCCAGGAGTCCGGCATGCGGGTCGGAGCCGATGCGATCGACTTCGCCGAGACCTTCCTGCACGAGCTTCTGCCGCAGGGGTACGCGACGACGACCACGAGCGTCTTCACGATCGTCGACGGCTCCTCCGAGCTCGGCACGATCTGGCTGGGTGTCAGCGCGGGCAGGGTCTACGTCATCGACCTCGGGATCGCCGCTGCGACGACGGCCGAGCAGCGCGAGGGGCTGTTCTCGGCCCTGCGGCGCGTCGCCGACGAAGCCGAGGTGGCGAGGATCAGCGTCGCGCTGTTCCCGCAGGATGCCGAGGGGCACGCCCTCATCGGCGACCGCGGCTTCTCGATCGCGTCGATCCAGATGGTGCTCGAGCCGCTGCCGGTTCGAGAGCTCACACCGCTCGTCGAGGTCGTGCCGATGACCGACGAGCGGTTCCAGAGCTTCGTCGAGCACTCGGAAGCCGCTTTCGCCGATGACCTCGTCGCGTCCGGCAGATACGCGCGGGAAGACGCGGCGGCCGAGTCGCGTCGGCAGATGAGGCTCGAGCTGCCGCAGGGCCTCGCGACCCCGGGGCAGGAGCTGTTCACCGCATCCGTCGACGGCGCCGAAGTCGGCTACCTCTGGCTCGGGATGCGCCGCAGAGACGGACGGCCGCATGCGTTCGTCCTCGATATCGAGGTCGCCGAGGACCAGCGCCGACTCGGCTACGGCCGGGCGCTCATGCACGCCGCGGAGCGCGAAGCGCGACGGCTGGGCGCTGATTCCCTCGGGCTGCACGTGTTCGGCTTCAACACCGGCGCGATCGAGTTGTACGAGTCGCTCGGGTACCGCCGGGTCGAGGAGACCTTCCTGCTCGACCTCTGA